One Cellulosimicrobium protaetiae genomic region harbors:
- a CDS encoding alpha/beta fold hydrolase, which produces MTWVVLPGLALTPEDFAPLARALRTVETDGQVDDDVRVLDAWRTPVTGPVDAIRRALGIGGSHPVRVVGHSVGGLAAIEWTLRHPDEVERLVLLDPTSPWEPHVPALHPGRPLARAGSAAARVLAGVLATAGPTLRRGAVRWVVRGPDPLAADAAGSRYGARATWPMLADEWFASWAQAPRVRALVDGGRRLPPEAHPLLVTGLRQSARFLREQRELAGQLGIPRVGIAGEGHLYPLTRPDDVARLALGATAR; this is translated from the coding sequence ATGACCTGGGTCGTCCTGCCGGGCCTCGCCCTGACTCCCGAGGACTTCGCGCCGCTCGCCCGGGCACTGCGCACGGTGGAGACCGACGGGCAGGTCGACGACGACGTGCGTGTCCTCGACGCCTGGCGCACCCCCGTCACGGGTCCGGTGGACGCGATCCGTCGTGCGCTAGGGATCGGCGGCTCGCACCCGGTCCGCGTCGTCGGCCACTCGGTGGGCGGTCTCGCCGCGATCGAGTGGACGCTGCGCCACCCGGACGAGGTAGAGCGGCTGGTGCTGCTCGACCCGACGAGCCCGTGGGAGCCGCACGTACCCGCGCTGCACCCCGGCCGCCCGCTCGCCCGTGCGGGGTCCGCCGCCGCCCGTGTCCTCGCGGGCGTGCTCGCGACGGCGGGTCCGACACTCCGCCGGGGAGCCGTCCGGTGGGTCGTGCGAGGTCCGGACCCTCTGGCCGCGGACGCGGCCGGGAGCCGCTACGGTGCCCGCGCGACGTGGCCGATGCTCGCCGACGAGTGGTTCGCGAGCTGGGCGCAGGCTCCGCGCGTGCGCGCCCTGGTCGACGGCGGGCGCCGCCTCCCGCCCGAGGCGCACCCGCTCCTCGTCACGGGTCTGCGGCAGAGCGCGCGGTTCCTGCGCGAGCAGCGCGAGCTCGCCGGACAGCTCGGGATCCCGCGCGTCGGGATCGCGGGCGAGGGGCACCTGTACCCGCTCACGCGGCCCGACGACGTCGCGCGCCTCGCGCTCGGCGCGACTGCGCGGTAG
- a CDS encoding RNA polymerase sigma factor — protein MPRWDGELGDLVARRGRALNGYAYLLCGDAQQAEDLVQDALVKVFSRLRRPPSARPGTVRTVDLGVDPPGRAAAPDVASTEGYVRSTILTLYLDGYRRRRRWTGVRHLVATDDAVRGPEAAASARADVAAALAGLTPRQRACVVLRYFEDLTVPQVAAALGSAEGTVKRHLHDAMAVMHATLHDDHAGTRPAPRPGGRRAR, from the coding sequence GTGCCACGCTGGGACGGCGAGCTGGGCGACCTGGTCGCCCGGCGCGGTCGTGCGCTGAACGGTTACGCCTACCTGCTGTGCGGCGACGCGCAGCAGGCGGAGGACCTCGTGCAGGACGCGCTCGTCAAGGTGTTCTCCCGGCTGCGCCGGCCGCCCTCCGCACGGCCCGGCACCGTCCGCACCGTCGACCTCGGCGTGGACCCACCCGGACGCGCAGCCGCGCCGGACGTCGCGAGCACCGAGGGGTACGTGCGCAGCACGATCCTCACCCTCTACCTCGACGGCTACCGGCGCCGGCGCCGATGGACGGGCGTGCGTCACCTCGTCGCGACCGACGACGCGGTGCGCGGCCCCGAGGCGGCTGCCTCCGCGCGCGCCGACGTCGCCGCGGCCCTCGCCGGGCTGACGCCCCGGCAGCGCGCGTGCGTCGTCCTGCGGTACTTCGAGGACCTCACGGTTCCCCAGGTCGCCGCCGCGCTGGGCAGCGCGGAGGGCACCGTCAAGCGCCACCTGCACGACGCCATGGCGGTGATGCACGCCACCTTGCACGACGACCACGCGGGCACCCGTCCCGCACCACGCCCCGGCGGGAGGCGAGCACGATGA
- a CDS encoding sigma-70 family RNA polymerase sigma factor, whose translation MFTGSGEAVAMARWEEVLDEIVRTRRRALVGYAYLLTGNLCEAEDLVQDALFRTFRRGRAATDFELAESYVRRAIVTTFVDGTRRTTRWRGVRHLVTSPDRTDRVEPVVEARVDVLAALAVLTPRERACVVLRYFSDLTIRDVADRLSISEGTVKRYLSDANAKLATRLGPIRAADDDLTVTPSGTTATPAQGGAR comes from the coding sequence GATCGTCCGCACGCGGCGTCGAGCCCTCGTGGGGTACGCGTACCTCCTCACGGGCAACCTCTGCGAGGCGGAGGACCTGGTGCAGGACGCCCTGTTCCGGACCTTCCGCCGCGGCCGGGCCGCGACCGACTTCGAGCTGGCCGAGAGCTACGTGCGCCGCGCGATCGTCACCACCTTCGTCGACGGCACCCGTCGGACGACGCGATGGAGGGGCGTCCGCCACCTCGTCACCTCACCGGACCGTACCGACCGTGTCGAGCCGGTCGTCGAGGCCCGTGTCGACGTCCTCGCGGCACTGGCCGTGCTGACGCCCCGGGAGCGCGCGTGCGTCGTCCTGCGCTACTTCTCCGACCTCACCATCCGCGACGTCGCGGACCGGTTGTCGATCAGCGAGGGCACCGTGAAGCGATACCTCAGCGACGCGAACGCGAAGCTCGCGACCAGGCTCGGGCCGATCCGGGCCGCCGACGACGACCTCACCGTCACGCCGTCCGGGACGACCGCCACACCTGCTCAGGGAGGTGCACGATGA